A DNA window from Daucus carota subsp. sativus chromosome 3, DH1 v3.0, whole genome shotgun sequence contains the following coding sequences:
- the LOC108215117 gene encoding pectinesterase/pectinesterase inhibitor PPE8B has product MVRASAVFLVTLLCFLTTPLGTSSDEQFNYLKIPANEFVTSVKSTLDIVQQVMSLVSGFGNAFGDERVSNAISDCIELLDLSTDQLTDTLSVSQNPRNGKDNSTGHPGADMKTWLSAALVNQDTCSEGFDGTNGVVKALVAGSLNQLSSLILQILGNVAINGGGNRISGDPEHVPAWMKGRKLISGEEFPKWMKPNDRRLLLQVNGVNADAVVAADGSGTFSTISEAVKAAPDHGQRFVIYVKKGVYNEYVEISKKKWNIMMIGDGIDVTVISGNRNFIDGWTTYRSATFAVKGQGFIARDITFQNTAGPQKHQAVAYRSDSDLSVLYRCAFRGYQDTLYAHSQRQFFRECQITGTVDFIFGDASAVFQNCQILARKGLPNQKNTITAQGRKEAVEPTGFSIQFSNISVEPDVMANSTYSYLGRPWKLYSRTVVMQSYISSAIRPEGWLEWNEAFALDTLYYAEYLNSGPGAGVGSRVKWPGFHALNSSDQVNSFTVANFLLGNSWLPSTGVKYTAGLGV; this is encoded by the exons ATGGTTCGAGCCAGTGCAGTGTTTTTAGTAACACTCCTATGTTTCCTGACCACCCCTCTAGGCACCTCAAGTGATGAGCAGTTCAACTACTTGAAGATCCCGGCAAATGAGTTCGTGACCTCAGTGAAATCCACACTAGATATTGTGCAACAAGTCATGTCTCTCGTTTCAGGCTTCGGTAACGCATTCGGCGATGAGCGTGTCTCGAATGCAATTTCGGATTGCATTGAGCTTCTTGATCTTTCTACTGATCAGTTAACTGacactctctctgtctctcaaAATCCTCGAAATG GTAAAGACAACAGCACGGGTCATCCGGGTGCAGACATGAAAACATGGTTAAGTGCTGCACTTGTGAATCAGGACACTTGTTCAGAAGGCTTTGATGGAACAAACGGCGTGGTCAAGGCTTTAGTAGCTGGAAGTCTTAACCAATTAAGTTCCTTAATCCTCCAGATCCTCGGCAATGTGGCTATAAATGGAGGAGGTAACAGAATAAGTGGCGATCCTGAGCACGTTCCAGCGTGGATGAAAGGAAGGAAGCTGATAAGTGGCGAAGAATTTCCAAAATGGATGAAACCGAATGACAGGAGACTGCTTCTACAAGTAAATGGAGTGAATGCAGATGCGGTGGTGGCAGCAGATGGCAGTGGAACTTTTAGTACGATTAGTGAGGCTGTGAAGGCGGCCCCTGATCACGGCCAAAGATTTGTGATATATGTGAAGAAAGGTGTGTACAATGAGTATGTGGAGATTAGCAAGAAGAAGTGGAACATTATGATGATTGGAGATGGTATCGATGTCACGGTTATTTCTGGCAATCGCAACTTCATCGATGGCTGGACCACCTATCGTTCTGCAACATTTG CTGTTAAAGGACAGGGATTCATAGCCAGAGACATCACATTTCAGAACACAGCAGGCCCCCAAAAACATCAGGCAGTTGCATACCGTTCCGACTCTGATTTATCTGTCCTATACCGCTGTGCATTTCGCGGTTACCAGGACACTCTCTACGCTCACTCCCAACGACAATTCTTCCGCGAATGTCAAATCACAGGCACAGTCGATTTTATATTCGGTGATGCTTCTGCAGTTTTCCAAAACTGTCAGATTCTAGCACGAAAAGGCTTGCCAAACCAAAAGAACACTATCACAGCTCAAGGCCGAAAGGAGGCCGTTGAGCCTACAGGCTTTTCCATCCAATTTTCCAACATATCAGTCGAACCCGATGTTATGGCTAACTCAACATACTCTTATCTCGGGCGGCCCTGGAAATTATATTCGAGGACTGTCGTAATGCAATCTTATATTAGTAGTGCTATAAGGCCAGAAGGGTGGCTAGAATGGAACGAGGCCTTTGCCTTGGACACTTTATACTATGCAGAGTACTTAAATTCGGGACCTGGTGCAGGCGTGGGCAGCCGGGTTAAGTGGCCTGGTTTTCATGCGTTGAATAGCTCGGATCAGGTTAACAGTTTCACGGTGGCTAACTTTTTGTTGGGTAATTCGTGGCTGCCGTCAACTGGCGTTAAATACACGGCTGGACTGGGGGTTTAG